The genomic interval CTCGGTGGTGCCGTCTGCAAGAGTGCGCATGGTCGTTCGCTTCCGTCGTGGTGCCGGGCACCGCTTCCCTGGTCCGGGCCCGCCGGGTGCGACGCGTCGACGCTGACGCCCCCAGAAAATGGACCGGTCCAAATTGTAAGTACATGCGCGAGCGGGTGTCAAGCGGCGCCCGGCGCGGCGGGCAGGCGCCGATCCGCCCCCGCCCCGCCGAAGCCCACCGAAACCCCACGAAACCCCACGAAGTCACCGAGGCCCTGCGTTGCTGACGGTGCAGAACGCAGGGCCTCGGTGACTTCGTAGTGCCTGGGTGACTTCGTGGCGCCCGGGGGATCTCGCAGGGTCTCGGAGTTCCGGGGGTCCGGCGCCGCTACCGGCGGCCGTCCTCCGCGTCGTCCCCGTCCTCCGCATCGTCCGGGTATTCGCCGGGGATGACGCCGACCGCCTCGGTCACGGACACCCGGCCCACGCCCGCGGCCGAGTCGTCCTGGATCTCGTCGCGGATGGTGCGCACGGTGTCCGTCGAGGTGCCGACGTTCCGCAGCTCGTGCACGAGCTGCTCGAGCTCGGCGCCGCCGGCCATGAGGCCCGTGAGCTCCTCGAGCGTGATCCCCGACTTCTCGTGGTAGCCGATCGACTGCCCGCGCTTGAGCAGCAGGAAGCGATCCCCCACCGGGTACGCGTGGTGCGGGTTGTGGGTGATGAAGATCACCCCGAGGCCGCGATCCCGCGCCTGGATGATGTAGCGGAGCACGACGCCCGACTGCTTCACGCCGAGGGCCGCCGTCGGCTCGTCGAGGATGAGCACCTTCGCCCCGAAGTACACGGCGCGCGCGATCGCGACGCACTGCCGCTCACCGCCCGAGAGCGTGCCGATCGGCTGGTCGACGTCGCGCAGGTCGATGCCCATGTCGAGCAGCTCCTTCTTCGCCGTCCGCTTCATGAAGTCGACGTCGAGGCGCTTGAACGGCCCCCACCCCTTCGTCTGCTCGGAGCCGAGGAAGAAGTTGCGCCACACCGGCATGAGCGGGGCGACCGCGAGATCCTGGTACACGGTCGCGATCCCGCGGTTGAGCGCCTCGCGCGGCGAGTTGAACTTCACGGGCTCGCCCTCGACGAGGTACTCGCCCGCCGTGTGCTGGTGCAGCCCCGCGATGATCTTGATGAGCGTGGACTTCCCGGCGCCGTTGTCGCCGAGCACGCACATCACCTCGCCGGCGCCCACCTTCAGACTCACATCGCGCAGGGCGATGATGTTCCCGTAGCGCTTCTCGGCGTCCCGCAGCTCGACGAGCGGCTGCTCGAGCACCGCCGCCCCCGAGGCCGACTCGGCCGTCACCGTGGCGTTCATTTCTTGCCTCCCCTCGCAGCGCGGCGCTGCAGCGTGAAGTTCAGGACCGTCGCCCCCAGGAGCATCGCGCCCAGGAAGAACTTCAGCCAGTCGGGGTTCCACTCGGCGTACACGACGCCCTTGAGCGCCATGCCGTAGATCAGCGCGCCGATGGCGCCGCCGATCGCCGAGCCGTACCCGCCGGTCATCAGGCAGCCGCCCACGACCGCCGCGATGATGTACAGGAACTCGTTGCCGATGCCCTCGCCGGACTGCACCGTCTTGAACGCGAACAGCTGGTGCATGCCCAGCAGCCACGCGCAGAAGCTGACGCCCATGTACAGGCCGATCTTGGTCTTCACGACGGGGACGCCCACGGCGCGGGCCGCATCCGGGGCGCCGCCCGAGGAGAAGATCCAGTTGCCGATCCGGGTGCGCTGCAGGATCCAGGTCGCGATGATCACGAGGAGGATCCAGTAGAACACCGTGATCTTCACCTTCACCCCGAACACCGGGATGTCGGAGGCGAAGACCGCGGCGGCCGAGTCGAAGCCCGGCCACGCCGCGATCGACGGGGCGGCGACGCCGCCCGTGAGCGCCCGCGTCACGCCGAGGTTCAGACCCGTCAGCATGAAGAAGGTCGCCAGCGTGATGATGAAGCTCGAGAGTTTCGTCTTCGTCAGCAGCCACCCGTTCAGCAGCCCGACGAGCAGCGAGAACACGAGGCCGATGAGCGCCCCGACCCACACGTTGCCGCCGAACCAGTACATGAAGAGCGAGGACGACAGCGCCGCGGAGATCACGCCGACGCCGGCGGACAGGTCGACCTCGCCGCCGATCATCAGCAGGGAGACGCCCACCGCCATGATCCCGACCGTCGACGCCCCGTACAGGATCGTCGCGATCGAATCCGGCTTCGTGAACTGCGGCGCGACCACCGCGAACATGATCGCGAGCACGAGGGCGGCCGCGGTCGCCCCCGCCTCGGGCTTCGTGAAGAACCGGGTGAACAGGTTCCCCCGAGCGATGCGCTCGTCGAACTTCGGAGCAGTTGCTGTAGACATGGAACTCAACTCTCTCGGGCGATCAGCTCTCGCTGTCGGCCGCGTCCTCCGCGCCCTCGAACTGCGCGGCGACGCTGTCGAGGTTGTCGGCGTTGACGACCGCGGGGCCCGTCAGCACGGCCTGTCCGCCGCCGAGCACGTATCCGCCCGTGGCGTAGAGGCGCACCGCTTCGACCGACTCGTAGCCCTGCAGGAACGGCTGCTGATCGATGCCGAAGAGGATCGACCCGTCGCCGATCGCCGAGTAGACGTCGGCGTTGAGGTCGGTGGTGGCCAGCTTCGCGCTCGAGCCGGCGTCGGCGATCGCGTCGAGCGCGGTCATCGCGAAGGGGGCGCCGAGGGTGAGCACCGCGTCGATATCGGCGTTGGTCTGGAGCTTCGATGTGATCGTCGAGGCGACGTTCGTCATGTCCGTGCCCGTGACGTACAGCACCTCCGAGGATCCGGCGAAGGTGTCGGCGAAGCCCTCGCAGCGGGACTCGAGGCCGACGTGCCCCTGCTCCTGGATCACGCAGATCGCCTTCTGGGCGCCGGCCTCGTTGAACTCCTCCGCCGCGGCCTGGCCGGCGATGAACTCGTTCTGACCGAAGTGCGCGAGCACGCCCATGTCCTTGTAGGCCTCTTCGCCCGCGTTGATGCTGAAGACCGGGATGCCGGCGTCGACCGCCTTCTGCACCTCGCCGGCCATGGCGTCGGCCTTCGCGAGGGTGACGACGATGCCGTCGACGTCCTGATCGACCGCCTGCTGGACGAGCTGGGCCTGGCGCGCGCCGTCGGGATCGGAGCTGTAGAGCAGTTCGACGTTGTTGCGCTCGGCCGCGGCCTCGGCACCGGCGCGGATCGTGTCCCAGAAGGTGTCGCCCGGGGCGGCGTGAGTGACCAGGGCGACCTTGAGCTCGTCCTCTTCCACGGCGGATCCGCCGCCGCCGGCGGCCCCGCCGCCCGCTCCCGCCGGGCTGCCGCAGGCCGCCAGCATGAGGGCTCCGGTCGCCGCGACTCCGGCGAGTCCGAGCTTGCTCCACCGGCCAAAACGTGACTTCAACATAGTTTCACTCCATCGTGCTTTTTGAACTAATGTCGTTACAAAGCTTGCGCTCTGCGTTTACAGTACCGCAACTTCGCCCGTTAGGCATCACCCACGGTAAAGGTTGGATAACGACCCTCCAGCGTAGCCGCCACCGCTTCCGCCGCCATGCGGAAGGTCTCGCGGAGCGCCTGCTCCGACAGGCCGGAGGTGTGCGGGCTGAGCAGCACCCCGGGCGCGTCGGCGAGCGGATGCCCGCGCACCGGCTCCGCGGCGAACACGTCGAGGCCGATCCCGCCGAGCACGCCCTCCGCCAGCGCGGCCTCGAGCGTCCCGGTCGAGACGAGCCCGGCGCGGGCGCAGTTGACGAGCACGAGCCCCGGTCTCGCGGTGCGCAGGAGCGGCAGCGGCAGCAGCTCCCCGCCGCCGCCCGGCAGGTGCAGGGTGAGCGCGTCCGCGCGCGCCACCGCCTCGGCGAGCGTCACGTTCTCGTGCGCCTCGGCCCGCACGTGGGGATCGTGCACGAGCACGCGCATGCCGAACGCCGCGCCGAAGCCCGCCACGATCCGGCCGATGCGCCCGTAGCCGAGCACGGCGAGGGTGCTGCCGTGCAGGTCGCCGGGCGTCGGCACGGGATCCCGGCCCCAGCGGTCGCCGGCGACGTGCGCGTGGGACTGCGGTACCCGTTTCACGAGCGCGGCGAGCATCGCGAAGGCCCCCTCGGCGACCGCGCGGCTGTTGCTGCCGGGCGTCACGGCGACGGCGACGCCCCGCTCCCGTGCGGCGGCGACGTCGACGCGCTCGACGCCGACGCCCGTGCGGGCGATGACCCGCAGCCGGGGCATGCGGGCGAGCAGCGCGCGGTCGACGTCGACCGCGGCCCGCACGATGGCCGCCTCGGCCGCCGCGAGCTCGGCGTCCCCCGGATCGGCGACGAAGCGGGCGTCGGCGGGGAGGAACGGGGTCACGAGCGCGGGATCGACGGGGCCGAGCCCGACGACGACGGGGCGGTCGCTCACCGCCCGTTCCCCCCGAGACCCGGCGGGATCGCCCCGCGCATCGTCGCCGCGAGCAGGGTGGCGTCGGAGCCGATGGCGATGAAGCCGAAGCCGCGGGCGAGGTACGCCTCGGCGCCCGCGCGGTCGTTCGTCAGGATCCCGGCGACCGCGCCGTGCGCGCGGCAGGCGGCGACGACCGCGCCGAGCGCCTCCTGGAACTCCGGCGCGTCGAAGCGGCGCGGGGCGCCGAGCGCGTAGCTGAGATCCTGCGGGCCGACGAAGAGGACATCGGCGCCGGGGGTCGCCGCGATCGCGTCGAGCTCCGCGAGCGCGCCGACGGTCTCGATCTGCACGATCCCGACCGCGCGCGCGTCG from Leucobacter allii carries:
- a CDS encoding ATP-binding cassette domain-containing protein, coding for MNATVTAESASGAAVLEQPLVELRDAEKRYGNIIALRDVSLKVGAGEVMCVLGDNGAGKSTLIKIIAGLHQHTAGEYLVEGEPVKFNSPREALNRGIATVYQDLAVAPLMPVWRNFFLGSEQTKGWGPFKRLDVDFMKRTAKKELLDMGIDLRDVDQPIGTLSGGERQCVAIARAVYFGAKVLILDEPTAALGVKQSGVVLRYIIQARDRGLGVIFITHNPHHAYPVGDRFLLLKRGQSIGYHEKSGITLEELTGLMAGGAELEQLVHELRNVGTSTDTVRTIRDEIQDDSAAGVGRVSVTEAVGVIPGEYPDDAEDGDDAEDGRR
- a CDS encoding substrate-binding domain-containing protein, coding for MLKSRFGRWSKLGLAGVAATGALMLAACGSPAGAGGGAAGGGGSAVEEDELKVALVTHAAPGDTFWDTIRAGAEAAAERNNVELLYSSDPDGARQAQLVQQAVDQDVDGIVVTLAKADAMAGEVQKAVDAGIPVFSINAGEEAYKDMGVLAHFGQNEFIAGQAAAEEFNEAGAQKAICVIQEQGHVGLESRCEGFADTFAGSSEVLYVTGTDMTNVASTITSKLQTNADIDAVLTLGAPFAMTALDAIADAGSSAKLATTDLNADVYSAIGDGSILFGIDQQPFLQGYESVEAVRLYATGGYVLGGGQAVLTGPAVVNADNLDSVAAQFEGAEDAADSES
- a CDS encoding NAD(P)-dependent oxidoreductase, with product MSDRPVVVGLGPVDPALVTPFLPADARFVADPGDAELAAAEAAIVRAAVDVDRALLARMPRLRVIARTGVGVERVDVAAARERGVAVAVTPGSNSRAVAEGAFAMLAALVKRVPQSHAHVAGDRWGRDPVPTPGDLHGSTLAVLGYGRIGRIVAGFGAAFGMRVLVHDPHVRAEAHENVTLAEAVARADALTLHLPGGGGELLPLPLLRTARPGLVLVNCARAGLVSTGTLEAALAEGVLGGIGLDVFAAEPVRGHPLADAPGVLLSPHTSGLSEQALRETFRMAAEAVAATLEGRYPTFTVGDA
- a CDS encoding ABC transporter permease, encoding MSTATAPKFDERIARGNLFTRFFTKPEAGATAAALVLAIMFAVVAPQFTKPDSIATILYGASTVGIMAVGVSLLMIGGEVDLSAGVGVISAALSSSLFMYWFGGNVWVGALIGLVFSLLVGLLNGWLLTKTKLSSFIITLATFFMLTGLNLGVTRALTGGVAAPSIAAWPGFDSAAAVFASDIPVFGVKVKITVFYWILLVIIATWILQRTRIGNWIFSSGGAPDAARAVGVPVVKTKIGLYMGVSFCAWLLGMHQLFAFKTVQSGEGIGNEFLYIIAAVVGGCLMTGGYGSAIGGAIGALIYGMALKGVVYAEWNPDWLKFFLGAMLLGATVLNFTLQRRAARGGKK